The following are encoded in a window of Haloarcula hispanica ATCC 33960 genomic DNA:
- a CDS encoding HVO_A0114 family putative DNA-binding protein, protein MPTLKVTVGNSDHLDQRTRSRLKAAQEGEDLDDAQPTLNFDSYAELSRLLSPKNLELLEAISEHEPASIREAAELVDRDYKQVHRNLSELADIDVIEFQGGGPGEAKKPMLAYDGLEIDIPFTGSNGNTGTVAP, encoded by the coding sequence ATGCCCACACTCAAAGTCACCGTCGGAAATAGCGACCATCTCGACCAGCGCACGCGTAGTCGACTCAAGGCCGCTCAGGAGGGCGAAGACCTTGACGACGCCCAACCGACACTGAACTTCGACTCGTACGCCGAACTCAGTCGTCTCCTCAGTCCGAAGAATCTGGAGCTGTTGGAGGCGATCTCCGAACATGAACCGGCGAGCATCCGCGAGGCTGCTGAACTGGTTGACCGAGACTACAAGCAGGTACACCGGAACCTCTCTGAACTTGCAGATATCGACGTTATCGAATTTCAGGGCGGTGGACCGGGCGAAGCAAAGAAGCCGATGTTGGCCTACGACGGTCTCGAAATCGACATTCCATTCACAGGGTCGAACGGGAACACTGGTACTGTTGCACCGTAG
- a CDS encoding PH domain-containing protein — MDVEGYLTTNEEVRLQWDGQVKSGLTNAIKGSVIFAATNMRLLAITDSGNSKDIEYSHISSVEVETSPKYSSTGTQRDLILGFISLFGGLLILLVAENNAQILLAGIGFILGLGFVVFNWDDFEGFSSLFDFEETTVYNITLITGDEENNQISFQTEENIGAELSRIVRETN, encoded by the coding sequence ATGGATGTGGAGGGTTATTTGACGACGAACGAAGAAGTACGTCTTCAGTGGGATGGCCAAGTAAAATCTGGTCTTACCAATGCGATCAAGGGCAGTGTAATCTTTGCAGCAACTAATATGAGGTTATTGGCAATAACCGATTCTGGCAACTCGAAAGATATTGAATATTCACATATCAGTTCGGTTGAAGTTGAAACAAGTCCTAAGTATAGTTCAACGGGGACTCAGCGTGACCTCATTCTAGGTTTTATTTCACTATTTGGTGGGCTACTTATTTTGCTTGTAGCAGAAAATAATGCTCAAATTCTACTGGCTGGGATAGGTTTCATTCTAGGACTAGGATTTGTCGTTTTTAATTGGGATGATTTCGAGGGGTTTTCTAGTTTATTTGATTTTGAAGAGACCACTGTATACAATATAACATTGATAACTGGCGACGAAGAAAATAACCAGATTAGTTTCCAGACGGAGGAAAATATCGGTGCTGAACTGTCACGGATTGTCAGGGAAACGAACTGA
- a CDS encoding antitoxin VapB family protein translates to MATADEQIRVSDRVKRQLDRRRREGESFNDVLERVLDESEDADFYDGFGILSDEDADWIRDKRENSKEKRKERMRRLGEDT, encoded by the coding sequence ATGGCGACCGCAGATGAGCAGATACGAGTGAGCGATCGAGTGAAGCGACAGCTTGACCGCCGTCGACGTGAGGGTGAATCGTTCAACGACGTGCTCGAACGCGTCCTTGATGAGAGTGAAGATGCTGACTTCTACGACGGGTTTGGGATTCTCTCTGATGAGGACGCCGACTGGATTCGAGACAAGCGCGAGAACTCGAAAGAGAAGCGGAAAGAGCGGATGCGACGGTTAGGCGAGGATACATGA
- a CDS encoding PIN domain-containing protein: MRVLDANFLIDYLSGHPATETYYESNGGEEELWVMPAPAHAEALVGVGNLPSGDLEEAVEALSWGEIYETSEDLSVEAGRIADEVGSQGPYLDGVDALVAAVGRELDATVVSVDGDLTHEETKQVVDVEEYR, encoded by the coding sequence ATGAGGGTTCTTGATGCGAACTTCCTTATCGATTACCTGAGCGGTCACCCTGCCACAGAAACGTACTACGAATCGAACGGCGGTGAGGAAGAGCTATGGGTAATGCCTGCTCCTGCCCACGCTGAAGCACTCGTTGGTGTCGGAAACCTCCCATCGGGCGATCTCGAAGAGGCGGTTGAAGCGCTGTCGTGGGGTGAAATATACGAAACCAGCGAAGATCTGTCGGTTGAAGCGGGACGAATCGCTGACGAGGTTGGATCACAGGGACCATATCTTGACGGCGTTGACGCGCTCGTTGCCGCGGTCGGACGAGAACTTGATGCGACAGTGGTCTCGGTCGACGGTGACCTCACTCATGAGGAGACCAAACAAGTCGTCGACGTTGAAGAGTATCGCTGA
- a CDS encoding beta clamp domain-containing protein translates to MSQSTAASSTEAATTDAETSVPETPADGDAELDTADLLSLDASKHLRISGEVQLFERIFAAAGTVTDKTRLGIAESGIAIRAADQQGHAMVDLRVSASSFSSFDAGRGTLGVDVGRVRDALSVGVAGDLAQFALDAANSTLEINIDGITRTIDLEAVASLRYPVEMPDIDIPATVHLSPDDISLGLDAADMLADRFDLSVDSAAGEVRFAADGDTDSMTYRWDDTDLIAFEPADVEVKLDSSLVKSANAGPPDGTNRVLHIGDSVPLVLKSEFPDADGAMQFVIAPKLPN, encoded by the coding sequence ATGTCACAGTCTACAGCGGCCAGTAGCACCGAAGCAGCAACCACCGACGCCGAAACGAGCGTGCCAGAGACGCCGGCGGACGGTGACGCAGAACTCGACACTGCGGACCTCCTGTCGCTCGATGCCTCGAAGCATCTTCGGATCAGCGGCGAGGTCCAGTTGTTTGAGCGGATCTTCGCGGCGGCTGGCACGGTCACAGACAAGACGCGACTCGGGATTGCAGAGTCGGGAATCGCCATCCGGGCGGCCGACCAGCAGGGGCACGCGATGGTTGACCTGCGTGTCTCTGCAAGTTCGTTCAGCTCCTTCGATGCAGGGAGGGGGACACTGGGAGTGGACGTCGGTAGGGTCCGGGATGCACTCTCGGTCGGCGTTGCAGGCGACCTTGCACAGTTCGCACTCGATGCAGCGAATAGCACACTAGAAATCAATATCGACGGGATAACGCGCACTATTGATCTTGAGGCGGTTGCATCGCTCCGCTACCCTGTCGAGATGCCGGATATCGACATCCCGGCAACCGTCCACCTGAGTCCAGACGACATCTCACTCGGTCTTGACGCAGCAGATATGCTTGCAGACCGGTTTGACCTCTCTGTTGACTCCGCTGCCGGAGAAGTGCGGTTTGCCGCAGACGGCGACACTGACAGCATGACCTACCGGTGGGACGACACCGATCTCATCGCCTTCGAGCCTGCGGATGTCGAAGTGAAACTGGATTCGTCGCTCGTCAAATCGGCGAATGCTGGCCCGCCAGACGGCACGAATCGGGTTCTCCATATCGGAGACTCAGTCCCGCTTGTGCTGAAATCGGAGTTCCCGGACGCCGATGGAGCGATGCAATTCGTGATCGCGCCGAAGCTCCCGAACTGA
- a CDS encoding ArdC-like ssDNA-binding domain-containing protein: MSTIQSDTPEQSSSQQTTCTFDNSDSRDEEMRDQLDAWVEDLADLTDEAQASEQFQQWLDVQSKFHDYSARNTLLIKLQCPEATRVAGYNTWQDEFDRYVQQGEDAIWIWAPIITKKCPECGNSPSYHENTDCEYDETEPEQWRRGLVGFRPTSVFDISQTEGEPLPELETEAHGDPDGLVEDLLDATDEIGVDARIVAPEEWEHGSARGVCERRNVMTTNPMVEAVDRDNRAALASTLIHEFAHADLHFNVEDEAERSKREVEAEAVAYVVSRHFGLDPDNSAFYLAAWDGDAPETLRDRLDRISSTAADLIDAVEGAS; the protein is encoded by the coding sequence ATGTCAACGATACAGTCAGACACTCCAGAGCAGTCGTCCAGCCAGCAGACCACTTGCACCTTCGACAATTCGGACTCCCGGGACGAGGAGATGCGCGACCAACTCGATGCGTGGGTCGAAGACCTTGCCGACCTCACCGACGAAGCGCAGGCCAGCGAGCAGTTCCAGCAGTGGCTTGACGTCCAATCGAAGTTCCACGATTACTCGGCTCGGAACACGCTACTCATCAAGCTCCAGTGTCCCGAAGCAACCCGAGTTGCGGGGTACAATACGTGGCAAGACGAGTTCGACCGGTACGTTCAGCAAGGCGAGGACGCGATCTGGATCTGGGCTCCGATCATCACGAAGAAGTGCCCCGAATGCGGCAATTCGCCGTCGTATCACGAGAACACTGATTGCGAGTACGATGAGACAGAGCCCGAACAATGGCGTCGGGGACTGGTCGGGTTCCGACCAACGTCGGTGTTCGATATCTCCCAAACTGAGGGCGAACCGCTTCCCGAACTGGAGACAGAAGCTCACGGCGACCCGGATGGACTTGTCGAGGACCTCTTGGACGCGACCGACGAGATCGGCGTCGACGCGAGAATTGTCGCTCCCGAAGAGTGGGAGCATGGGTCTGCACGGGGTGTCTGCGAGCGTCGGAACGTCATGACAACGAATCCGATGGTCGAAGCGGTCGACCGAGACAATCGGGCCGCCCTCGCGAGTACACTGATTCACGAGTTCGCCCATGCGGATCTTCACTTCAATGTCGAGGATGAGGCGGAGCGGTCGAAACGCGAGGTCGAAGCCGAGGCAGTCGCCTACGTGGTCAGTCGTCACTTCGGGCTGGACCCCGACAACTCGGCGTTCTACCTCGCGGCGTGGGACGGCGACGCACCAGAGACGCTTCGGGACCGGCTGGACCGAATCTCATCGACTGCGGCGGATCTGATCGACGCCGTCGAAGGTGCCAGCTGA
- a CDS encoding zinc ribbon domain-containing protein yields MVSPVAFRPFNGYVACKARAPDITAVRVDPRNTSKRCSMCGFTALGCGIGVERILDSLHPARKTQKTALRHVWKDTAPSQLAPSTASIRSAAVDEIRSSRSRSVSGASPSHAAR; encoded by the coding sequence GTGGTATCCCCTGTGGCGTTCCGTCCCTTCAACGGGTACGTCGCGTGCAAGGCCAGAGCACCGGACATAACAGCTGTCCGAGTGGATCCCCGGAACACGTCGAAGAGGTGTTCGATGTGTGGGTTTACTGCTCTCGGCTGTGGTATCGGTGTTGAACGCATACTTGACTCTCTCCACCCAGCAAGGAAGACACAAAAAACGGCTCTCAGGCACGTCTGGAAGGACACCGCTCCTTCTCAGCTGGCACCTTCGACGGCGTCGATCAGATCCGCCGCAGTCGATGAGATTCGGTCCAGCCGGTCCCGAAGCGTCTCTGGTGCGTCGCCGTCCCACGCCGCGAGGTAG
- a CDS encoding outer membrane protein assembly factor BamB family protein — protein MAWREPRKPFTYRITFQMMPSRRELLGGLSGVALIGTAGCLESSESQFSPGSDTTTDWPMPRHDPHNTAFTPDAVAPRTDVRERWAADIGSDISTPAIADGIVFAPDAEGLLALDGESGEELWQFAPTQHPWPSPPAVHDGIVYVTTSDDDTVFAVDADTGDKLWSLTGAGHIHSPPHPITGRLVSEPFVLVANDDGTVRALDPANGDEHWQIDVFGAVRTMAFRSPRLYIGTVGGEVYAYSLNGTGEEPGERWRRKVGSQIEGIVPTDNGIVVSTFSGPLRNLQDGANAGINDWIATESHTGSPPVYAGSWVYSTGWESLSSLRVYDRNRHWQVSADFDNAAPVAAGDTIYAPVKGDVHAFDLSGGVGVGGIRVGATRWTHTIESGGIQGLAVGDGALFVACESHNEADSTLVCLEPP, from the coding sequence ATGGCGTGGAGAGAACCCAGAAAGCCCTTCACATATAGGATCACATTCCAAATGATGCCCTCCAGGCGCGAACTTCTCGGCGGCCTTAGTGGCGTGGCTCTCATCGGAACCGCCGGCTGTCTCGAATCCAGCGAATCACAGTTCTCACCCGGGAGCGATACGACGACTGACTGGCCAATGCCCCGCCACGATCCCCACAACACGGCGTTTACACCCGATGCCGTGGCACCCCGAACGGACGTCCGAGAGCGGTGGGCCGCCGATATTGGTTCCGATATCAGCACGCCGGCCATTGCGGACGGGATAGTCTTCGCACCGGATGCAGAGGGACTGCTCGCGCTCGATGGAGAATCGGGTGAGGAGTTATGGCAATTTGCACCGACCCAGCATCCTTGGCCCTCACCGCCGGCGGTCCACGACGGGATCGTCTACGTTACGACGAGCGATGATGACACGGTTTTCGCTGTCGATGCTGACACTGGCGATAAGCTATGGTCTCTGACTGGTGCCGGCCACATCCACAGTCCGCCCCATCCGATCACCGGTCGACTCGTCAGCGAACCGTTCGTACTCGTCGCAAACGACGATGGGACCGTTCGCGCGCTTGACCCAGCGAACGGTGACGAGCACTGGCAGATCGATGTATTCGGTGCGGTTAGGACAATGGCGTTCCGCAGCCCTCGATTATATATTGGTACTGTCGGCGGCGAGGTGTATGCATATTCCCTCAATGGCACCGGAGAAGAACCGGGAGAACGCTGGCGTCGTAAAGTAGGGAGCCAGATCGAAGGAATAGTACCGACGGACAACGGCATCGTTGTCAGCACGTTCAGTGGCCCACTCCGGAACCTACAAGATGGAGCCAACGCCGGCATCAACGACTGGATAGCCACCGAGAGCCACACCGGATCACCGCCCGTCTACGCTGGGTCGTGGGTATACAGTACGGGCTGGGAATCACTTTCGTCGCTCCGAGTCTACGACAGGAACCGTCACTGGCAGGTGAGCGCAGACTTCGATAACGCGGCCCCTGTCGCGGCCGGCGACACCATCTATGCTCCGGTGAAAGGTGATGTTCACGCATTCGATCTATCAGGTGGTGTCGGGGTCGGAGGAATAAGGGTTGGTGCAACACGATGGACTCATACCATCGAGAGTGGTGGGATTCAGGGACTTGCCGTCGGTGATGGGGCGCTGTTCGTCGCCTGTGAATCACACAATGAGGCCGATTCGACGCTGGTCTGTCTCGAACCACCCTGA
- a CDS encoding DUF6610 family protein, translated as MSSEARHSWSAAAVSDAQQTEYIGFLHREPFVIDAYRLGFAVGIREDYTYQSSLRNVDVPIEILDNDFRNPDLDRYIERFEQYEPSVGMLGDAYDRQEARRYNQAARELKRKFPGTEVIIVPKCRDAIDVIDEDIVLGYPMGYSDQTADEYTDIVDWRGRRVHLLGASPTKQYPVIEELTQPRVTGEEPADIVGVDWNGIHLAALHGEYFSPHGYASADHLSIRETVQQSLRHIRSYWKSRGVWPTVETDRSALTAEPMDPVWAADGSRATVNGLEDAIVVEYEKGQTLAYRSQHERDRVEYRAGLTPIEVYG; from the coding sequence ATGTCTTCTGAGGCGCGACACTCTTGGTCAGCGGCGGCTGTCAGCGATGCACAGCAGACTGAGTACATTGGGTTCCTTCACCGGGAGCCGTTCGTAATCGATGCTTACCGGCTTGGATTCGCCGTCGGCATTCGCGAGGACTACACCTACCAGTCCTCGCTTCGGAACGTCGACGTCCCGATTGAGATTCTGGACAACGACTTCCGGAATCCAGACTTGGACCGGTACATCGAACGCTTCGAGCAGTACGAGCCGTCGGTCGGGATGCTTGGCGACGCATACGACCGACAGGAGGCGCGCCGGTACAACCAAGCCGCACGGGAGCTGAAACGGAAGTTTCCGGGGACGGAGGTCATTATCGTCCCGAAGTGCCGCGACGCAATCGACGTGATCGACGAGGATATCGTCTTGGGATACCCGATGGGCTACTCCGACCAGACCGCCGACGAGTACACGGATATTGTGGACTGGCGGGGACGGCGAGTGCATCTGTTGGGGGCAAGTCCGACAAAGCAGTATCCGGTGATTGAGGAGCTGACACAGCCGCGTGTGACCGGTGAAGAACCAGCCGATATCGTTGGCGTCGACTGGAACGGGATTCATCTGGCGGCGCTTCACGGCGAGTATTTTTCGCCACACGGCTACGCGAGTGCGGACCACCTCTCGATACGGGAGACGGTTCAACAGAGCTTGCGGCACATCAGGTCCTACTGGAAATCGCGGGGTGTGTGGCCGACCGTGGAGACAGACCGGAGCGCGCTAACAGCGGAACCGATGGACCCCGTCTGGGCTGCTGACGGTTCGAGAGCAACTGTAAATGGCCTTGAGGATGCGATTGTCGTCGAGTATGAGAAAGGACAGACGCTCGCGTACCGGAGCCAACACGAGCGAGACAGAGTGGAATACCGGGCAGGACTCACTCCCATCGAGGTCTACGGCTAA
- a CDS encoding DUF6884 domain-containing protein, which yields MTTTQTERTRGRFVLIGCGNAKTDDPAEARDLYTSSYFAVKRSYAEAAVQWARTADRRANTWAVLSAEHGILMPRQTVAPYDTTIEDLRGEPIEGEANYRLPSGDCVESRLDRWALRVHSSLGDWLRRPYAADQQESPCRELVVLAGSDYVDALRKRGIFDGRPTAIRTGRETYTALPPKATVRFPFQERDFDGMFDQMSWLSDRVEELSSAAAPARRSELSAFDGGFERDSATWQTGHSGVDVEGTEQAGLDAFENVPERFLATRQTSLATDGGEGEQGG from the coding sequence ATGACTACTACACAGACTGAGCGAACTCGTGGCCGCTTCGTACTGATTGGATGCGGCAACGCGAAAACCGACGATCCAGCTGAGGCTCGCGACCTCTACACTTCGTCGTACTTCGCGGTCAAGCGATCATATGCTGAGGCGGCTGTCCAGTGGGCTCGAACCGCTGACCGACGAGCGAACACCTGGGCGGTTCTCTCTGCAGAACACGGGATCTTGATGCCCCGGCAGACGGTCGCCCCGTACGATACGACCATCGAGGACCTGCGGGGCGAACCCATCGAAGGAGAAGCCAATTATCGGCTGCCGTCAGGCGACTGTGTTGAGAGCCGACTAGATCGGTGGGCGCTCCGTGTCCATTCATCTCTCGGTGATTGGCTCCGGCGACCCTATGCTGCCGATCAACAGGAGTCGCCCTGTCGGGAGTTGGTCGTTCTGGCCGGCAGCGACTATGTCGACGCGCTGCGTAAGCGCGGCATCTTCGACGGACGACCAACTGCGATTCGGACTGGACGAGAGACGTACACTGCCCTCCCGCCGAAAGCGACAGTCCGCTTCCCCTTCCAGGAGCGTGACTTCGACGGGATGTTCGACCAGATGAGCTGGCTTTCAGACCGCGTCGAAGAACTCTCGTCGGCAGCGGCTCCAGCCCGACGATCAGAACTCTCGGCCTTTGACGGGGGCTTCGAGCGTGACTCTGCTACGTGGCAAACAGGCCACAGTGGCGTCGACGTCGAGGGGACTGAGCAGGCAGGGCTGGATGCATTCGAGAACGTCCCCGAACGGTTCCTTGCCACGAGACAAACGAGTCTTGCGACCGACGGCGGGGAAGGAGAACAGGGTGGATAG